GCCTCAAATAGCTGGTAGAAGATGAGTAAATTGTACACAAGAAGGGATGCAATAATACTCAGGTTGTGGCTTTCCAACAATGACTGGTAGCTGCGGTATTAATGGGCCTAAAATGTGTCATGAAAAGATTCCCCAAACAATTATATCTGCACCACTTGCACTATTGACACACGGCAGGTTGGGTCCATGGATTCATGCTGTTGACACCAGTTTCTGACCCATTTGTGTGTCTCAGCAGAACCTGAGATTCATCAGACCAGGCTATATTTTTTCAGCTTCAAATGTTCAACTTTGGTGAGCCTGCACCTACTGTCACCTCAGCTTTCTGTGTCTGCCTTTGAATTGGATCTCAACGTGGTTTTCAATTGTTGTAGCACATTTGCCTTTAAGCTTGACATGTACGTTCTGAGATATTTCTCTGCTCACCACATTTGTTCAAGGTGGTTATCTGAGCTAGCGTTGCCTTCCTGTCAGCTTGAACCAGTCTGGCTGTTCTCCTCTGACCTGTCTCATCAATAAGGCGTTTCCGTCTGCAGAGCTGCCAGTCACTGGTGTAAACTGTAGAGACTATTGTGTGTGAAAATCCTAGGAGATCAGCAGTTAAAGAAACATTCAAACCAGCCCCGTTTGCCACCAACAGACCAAAAGTCACTGAGATCACATTTTTCCACCATTCTGGTGCTTGATATGACCTTCACCTGAAGTTCCTAACCTGCATCTGCATGATTTTATGCATTGTCCTGCTGCCACATGATTAGCTGATTGATTGTGTGAATAAACAGGAGATCATAATAAAGTGCTCAgtgaatatatataaatatatatatatatatatatatatatatatatatatatatatatatatatttatacaaaatAATCCACATGCCCCGGATGCAAATTAGAAAACTGGCAACTCACTTGCAGCCGAGGCGCTCATCAATGTTCTTCTTGAGGAAGAGGTTTATGATGTCTTTGGTGACATCATCAAAGCCCTTGTGCTCAAACTTGACCTCATCTTCACAGATGCGTTTTTGGATGTCATCCTTAGACGTTTTCTTGGTCTCGGGCCCCCTGAAGGGTGTGTGGGCCGCCACCATCTCATAAATACTGCAGCCCAGTGCCCACCAGTCCACCGAAGTACGGTACGGAATCTCCTTCAGGATCTCTGGGGCCATGTAAGCACCAGTGCCAGCCTACAGACACACAGCAGACAGAATGGGGCGTCACCTTAACATTTCAAAGCgatgtacaagtgaggaaaATACAACATTACAAACATATATGCTGTCCAGAAGTGAACTAGGCATAAGTgtggctaggctgagcttccaatgaatggcCAGGTACAGGGGCACCTTCAACGAATTTTAGGAAGGTGGTGAAAATTGCAAAGTTTCAAACCAAAGTGAAATCCATAAACCCAAAAAAAACACTATCCTTTGAAAGCAACTTTGTTTGATCAACCCCTTTGGACTAAATAAATATCTTCAGCACTGCTCTTCCTGGACTGGAGTGAGGGTGATGACACTGTAGAAGAGACAATCTGTTATGGGCTCCATTTCAGGTTCAGCTGCGTGTTATCGCATTTAGTTTATGTAACCGCGGGGCTTTGTAATGCTCCTGACTGAACCCTTACTTCAGTCAGTGAATCagcttaattttaatcctaCCTGTAAAATCAAGTGTCATGTGGTTGTCTAACAGCAACAAAACACACTTTCTGCTTACAAATTAAATTCTAATTCACAACAATTGAATCAGACCACACCCACCCATGACGATACCCCGGCTAGCCGCACAATTGCAATGACACTTAGCTATAGCTGTTACTTTGGACTTATACTTATGCCTAGAACACGGAAGACTAAGAAACCACTAGATACACTGCTAATAGCTGaccataatccatccatccatccatccattttccacaccgcttaccctatcctggaagcaatgggcatgaggcagggaacaacccaggatggggggctagcccatcacagggcacactcacacaccagtcactcacacatgcattcctatgggcaatttagcaagtccaattagcctcagcatgtctttggactgtggggggaaaccggagtacccggaggaaaccccacgacgacatggggagaacatgcaaactccgcacacatgtgacccaggtggagactcgaacctaggTGATGACCATAATAGTAAACTTAATTAATCTTGATAAAGAAGTCATTAAGGCTACAGAAAATTATCGTCATGCCCCAAAGCCTTAGTTACATTCTCTCTCCCCAGTTAACAGCTGTGATATGACTGATGTAACAGACATTTGTCTCCTTGTCATGTACCACACCGCGAGACACGTGTACTCACTGTACATATAAACAGAAGaagcaagcacacacacacacacacattgtctCGCCTAATGAGGGCTGTCTGATCAAATCTAGATTATCATAAGGCCCCTTAAGTAAGAGGATTTGAGATCGGAAAGCCAGCTCTTGGCATCCCCTGTGACGTGTTACTACTTACAGCACAAATCGTGGTACAGCCAAAGATACGCTTCCTATTTACCGGCAAAACGTAGATAGCTACTCCTGAGAAAGCATTCCCCATACTTTCTGGCTAGAGAGCATGCTGTCCCTGAACAGGCGTGTTGGGAAGAGCAGTGCCCTTTAATATAACCCACGTCTTATATTAGCACTTGATCGGCAGTAATTGTACTTCCCTACTTTTCCTTGCTCCCCAAATCAAAATGCAACATTAACACCTTTCCATGAAGCAGTGCGGTGACTGAGCTCCTCCTGCCTGTGCTTTGCATACATACAGGCAGTGGAAATTAGGACACAATACTGTAATGGTGTAGGGGACTCCATTTGTCCGGTAATTTCCATTgagaacaaaacaaaatatcagTATGTGTGTAGTCAACCAAAAGGAGTTTCAGCTGGCTAAGTAAGAACCACCTATAATTGGACAGGCTTTAGCACCTTACTGGAATCATTTCAGTTACGTAAAGCACCTCCTGTGATTGAAAGACAGAAGAGGTGAGATCACATAGTAAGCTACCTAAAGACTGCTGTCTGAGGCTTTAGACATATAGGCTGACAAACTCCGCCATTCTGCTCAGGGAAACCAAAGAATCGCCCAGTAATAGTACAATGCCACTCTGGCTGTGGTGATTTCTCCTTGTTGTGCACACTGGGGATCTCCAGGGCCTACAACCATCAACCTCGACACAGAGAAACAGTGATGGAATTTTCCACAGCTATAAGGCGGGGGACGGTTCTTTGGGGAAACAGACATCATCTTTCCCCTTTTTGTTGTCATCACTgatgttccttctgtaacgtTCGGCCCCCTGCTGATCCCATGAGTGCCGGAGGGCTGGAACACCCACAGAGAAGGCCGGGTACCCACGGGAAGGATCGAATACCTATGCTGTAAAAGCTTTAATGTGATTGGCCAGCTTTCCTAGGTGCCAGGGCCTGGACCTCAATCGGCATTCTTCAGAGAGCACGTTAATTGTGCTAGTTTTCTCCACGTGTTGAATATCAGACTGGTTAGCCCAGTAGACCTACGCTTAAATGATAAATGGAAAaatttgtcattacaaaaccaaAGACCTCAATTGAAAGCAACACCAGTGATGCCTCACCCAGCATTGTCATAAATgtcataaatattacaaaagtgCTGCATTATTCCGCTATGTTCCGTTTATATGATAATGTGCCTTTTCATGGTGTGTAATGCCGGCCAAGCCTCTGATCTCTAGACTCCTTTTCATTGTTTATTTCCGGTTGCTAGTGGTTAAATTTGTACAAGTTAAAATGTAtaggtttgtttttattagaatttagtggtcattgttgacacacaacaacaatgaaatgtgttctctgcatttaacccatatgtgacaattcagcacccggggagcagtgcttggggtacCTCAGGGGTTCTTTGCTGCGtccctaaccatcaagccaccAATGCCCACATAGAGCACCCACTGACAGAAAGATAAATCGACacctatgccccccccccccccccccgcccaattTTATGGTTCACCTTCTGCGTGATCGTCTTTCCTGCAGGCACCTCCACGGCTAACCCCAGGTCGGAGAGCCGGCACTGGCCTTTGCTGTCCAACAGTACGTTCTCTGGCTTCATGTCACGATACACAATGTTCATGGCATGCAGATGCAAGATACCAGTGGCGATTTGTGCTGTGTAGTAAATGATTCGGTCCATGTCGATTCCCTTTTCTCCGATGTTGTAGATGTGGTACTTAAGGTCACCGCCGttcatcagactcatgaccaggCACAGGTGTGTCTTGGTTTCATAGGCATAAGCCAGGTTGACGATGAAAAGACTGTTCAGTTTCTCCAGAATCTTCTTCTCTAACAAGGCCATTTTCTCTCCATGTTTCTTTTTCAAGCGCTTCTTATCCAGCTTTTTGCAGGCATACATCTGACCGGTGATTTTCACCTGTACAGCACACACCTGGACACACATAATAAAGGTCTTAATTTAACAATCCTCTTTCATAAATTTGATTCAAAAGCCACGTACACAACATCACAACACAGTACAATTCAGTAACTGCATCAAAATCTAGATATAAAACGACAATTACTGTTCTTGAAAATTTCAGATTATTTCAATAAAATTTATGAGTATCTTAGAGTTATGAAGAGCAAAATTGGAAATGGTTAGACATTTATCAGAAGTAACAGAGTCTTATCAGAAGTGTGCAAGATTTCTGGCCCAACTCACCTCTCCAAACCCCCCCTTGCCCAGGGTCCTGAATTCATAGAAGTACTTTTCAGTAATAGGCTGTCTTTCAAACTCCTTCCATTGAAGGAACTTGTCGTAGAACAGACTAGCCTTGTAGTCCTGGAATGGCTTCCCCCTCAGGAACGCCCTGGTGGCCTCCTTCACCTttcccaccaccacctcctcaAAGTCCTTCTCTGTCACAGCTTTACACTTATCTGACACTTCACCAGTCAGGTAGGATAAGAAGCTGCTGGACTCAGCCTTGCAGAACTTGTTGATGATGTTTTGCTTGGTTTTGTCTTTGGTATTCGCTTCTGCAAGCTCCCAGTCGTGTAGTTCGTCCAGGAATTCAGTGGCAGACACGTACTCTGGGGTGGCAGTGACAAACTGCTGGAATAACCTCTTCCCGACCGGCTGTTTCTCGCACAGAGACTCGAAGTCCTTCTCGACAGCGTCGCGAGCCGTGATGCACTGATCGGGTTTGGGCAGTGACAGACTTCGCCGACGCCTTCTCATCTCCTTGTCATCTCCACCCTGTGCCTTCAGGTAGGCCGTGTTGGCCACAAGGTTGTCTAGTGCCCCCATGTCACACATGATGACCTCTCTACTCACTATACAGCTCAACCCCTAATGTGGCTTGAAGGGTGTTTGACTTGCTTCAAGCCCACGGTGCAAATGAGCAGCTCCAACACACTCAGCTGGAGACCAAGACTCGCTGCACATCAAGTAATTACTCATTTAGGTACTAAATACCTCAGATGGATTTTCTCCTAAGCATCTTGTGTGATCTATTCATGGAAAGGGACTTATCACAGGCCACTTTTGTAAGAGGCTTTGGGTTACCTAAGTTAGCAGGGAGCAGAACATCAGTCAGTGTGGACACAGTGCCAAACCTAAGTAGTTCTAACATAAAAATCATTCACTGAATCATTCTATGTGCAATTTTTCTGTGATCAGTGGCGTTGGGAGGGAGTTTGACATCGCAATGGGCACACACGTTAGTCACATCGTAAAAGAATGTGACATAAGAAAGATTTATAATAGAATTTTTAAATCAAAAAGATTCCATTATTTAAAATAACTCTAACACCAATAAGTTTAATAATTAACTTTAAAAACCATCCATAAGATAAAATTATGTTTCGTCCTCGCTCTCTGTATGCGAGGAAATCTGATCTCAGTAACACGCACACTCAATAAAAGCTAAGCAATGTGCTTGTAATTTGTCATTATTTCATCTGTATCATGACAGAAACACCTTAAATAGCAAAAGGCCCCATTATGTGTGGTGATCACAAAATTTTTCTATCCAATATTTCTCAGCCCTTAATATATCTGTTCCTGTGACATTACCCAGATAGCGCATATATGCTGATATGACATTGATTCCATATCAGACAAAAAGGTAGAAAGAACATTGATCTTCAATCtttcactttatatcaacattgaatcaaggttttgccaccataaatttttcaatattgaaaatctgaccaaaaatcaattcagtttcaacgttgataatttaacactgaccgtAATTCAACACACTTAACTATAATTCAAccctgaaac
This genomic interval from Brienomyrus brachyistius isolate T26 chromosome 21, BBRACH_0.4, whole genome shotgun sequence contains the following:
- the grk7a gene encoding rhodopsin kinase grk7a, encoding MCDMGALDNLVANTAYLKAQGGDDKEMRRRRRSLSLPKPDQCITARDAVEKDFESLCEKQPVGKRLFQQFVTATPEYVSATEFLDELHDWELAEANTKDKTKQNIINKFCKAESSSFLSYLTGEVSDKCKAVTEKDFEEVVVGKVKEATRAFLRGKPFQDYKASLFYDKFLQWKEFERQPITEKYFYEFRTLGKGGFGEVCAVQVKITGQMYACKKLDKKRLKKKHGEKMALLEKKILEKLNSLFIVNLAYAYETKTHLCLVMSLMNGGDLKYHIYNIGEKGIDMDRIIYYTAQIATGILHLHAMNIVYRDMKPENVLLDSKGQCRLSDLGLAVEVPAGKTITQKAGTGAYMAPEILKEIPYRTSVDWWALGCSIYEMVAAHTPFRGPETKKTSKDDIQKRICEDEVKFEHKGFDDVTKDIINLFLKKNIDERLGCKSDDPRKHAFFKSINFPRLEAGLIDPPWVPKPNVVYAKDTSDIVDFSEIKGIEFDAKDEKFFKEFSTGAVAIVWQNEMIETGLFDELNDPNRRESGDGLYDERSSGTCTLL